A genomic stretch from Chiloscyllium punctatum isolate Juve2018m chromosome 40, sChiPun1.3, whole genome shotgun sequence includes:
- the LOC140464780 gene encoding uncharacterized protein — translation MDHSLETSKRKEKLLQTMHKLQVKSGSTLQQTSPLLNCHTGMGMVTIQHVNHLSHTASQVCQDLENIENLVRFRQNELMYKIANPEGSHSDGLSGIHCCLDGTTYIVSVSSPWVHVLNRSGQVVQSLHCVQQQGRCKEPFLPEDVTLTRTGMVAVTDMVGGAVQIFNPHSRFSEGEWIGIGKINCPKGIGVDRSGKLLVTDYTGGNVHIFAVDHTFRQKYIQTITGLIGPRYIASMYDGRIVVSEECGDVKVYGSNLKLMYSLSTKYCHQFGNPAGLCADKEGNIMVVDEQKRNVILFPKFGSPVSIVSMGLKKPTGLACSSYGLVFVMDTGDNCIKVFKYRVNTRHGSMKIGQSNHRLHT, via the coding sequence ATGGACCATTCCTTAGAAACCTCAAAGCGCAAAGAGAAACTATTGCAGACAATGCACAAGCTCCAGGTTAAGTCGGGGAGTACTTTGCAACAGACAAGCCCATTGCTAAACTGTCACACGGGTATGGGCATGGTGACCATACAACATGTGAATCACCTGTCACACACAGCATCGCAGGTTTGTCAGGATCTCGAGAATATTGAAAACCTGGTTCGCTTTCGTCAGAATGAGCTCATGTACAAAATTGCAAACCCAGAGGGGAGTCATTCAGATGGTCTGAGTGGCATCCACTGTTGTCTCGATGGCACCACTTACATTGTCAGTGTCAGCTCTCCATGGGTCCACGTACTGAATCGTTCTGGTCAGGTAGTCCAGTCATTGCATTGTGTTCAACAGCAGGGAAGATGTAAGGAGCCCTTTCTTCCAGAAGATGTAACTCTGACTAGAACTGGAATGGTGGCTGTTACTGATATGGTGGGTGGAGCTGTTCAGATCTTCAATCCTCACTCCAGGTTCTCAGAAGGCGAATGGATTGGAATTGGAAAAATAAATTGCCCCAAAGGAATTGGAGTCGACCGTTCTGGGAAACTCCTGGTAACCGATTATACTGGAGGCAACGTGCATATTTTTGCTGTGGATCATACCTTCAGGCAGAAGTACATTCAGACTATCACAGGACTAATAGGACCCAGATACATAGCTTCAATGTATGATGGTAGAATCGTTGTGAGTGAAGAATGTGGTGACGTGAAGGTGTACGGAAGCAACCTGAAACTAATGTACTCACTCAGCACCAAATACTGCCACCAATTTGGAAATCCTGCTGGGCTCTGTGCTGACAAGGAGGGGAACATCATGGTAGTGGatgaacagaagagaaatgtgatacTGTTTCCAAAGTTTGGATCTCCTGTTTCCATTGTATCAATGGGCCTCAAGAAGCCTACTGGTTTGGCTTGCTCCAGTTATGGTCTCGTGTTTGTAATGGATACCGGAGACAATTGTATCAAAGTCTTCAAGTACAGAGTAAATACAAGGCATGGTTCAATGAAGATTGGGCAATCTAACCATAGGCTACACACATAA